CGGGATAATGTGATCTGGTCCGAAAGTCGGTGTATCACCAGAATAGGCCCGGGCAGCAACATCAGAAGGTTCTTCGCGAGCCAATGCCGCAATAGCACGAACCGCTGCGAGCTTCATTTCTTCATTGATTGCAGTCGCACCCACATCAAGTGCGCCACGGAAGATGTAAGGGAAGCAGAGGACGTTGTTGACCTGGTTCGGATAGTCTGAACGTCCGGTGCAGATCATAGCATCGGCGCGTGCTTCGCGCGCAGCTTCCGGCATGATTTCTGGATTTGGATTAGCCAGTGCCATGATCAATGGCTTTTCAGCCATCTGCTTGAGAAGCTCAGGCTTTAGAACACCAGCCGCCGACAAGCCGAGGAAAACGTCTGCGCCGCCGATAACATCGGCCAGCACGCGTGCGTCGGTCTTCTGTGCGTACACTTCCTTCCAGCGATCCATAAGCGTATTGCGGCCTTCATAGACCACGCCTTCAATATCGCAGACAAAGATGTTTTCGCGCTTGGCACCAAGATTAACCAGCAGGTTAAGACAGGCAAGTGCCGCAGCACCGGCGCCTGAAGTTACAATCTTGGCAGTGCCAATTTCTTTTCCAGCCAATTCCAATCCATTGAGCACTGCGGCAGCGACAATAATTGCCGTTCCGTGCTGATCGTCATGGAAGACCGGAATATTCATTTTGGCGCGCAGTTGCTCTTCAACTTCAAAGCATTCAGGTGCCTTGATGTCTTCGAGGTTGATACCGCCAAAGGTCGGTTCGAGCGCGGAAACAACATCAACGATACGGTTGATTTCATGTGCATCGACTTCAATGTCGAAAACATCGATATCCGCGAATTTCTTAAAGAGAACGGCCTTGCCTTCCATCACTGGCTTGGATGCAAGTGCGCCGATATTGCCAAGGCCAAGAACCGCGGTGCCGTTTGAAATAACTGCGACCAGATTGCCACGCGCCGTATATTCGGCAGCTGCAGCGGGATCTTCATGGATGGCGAGGCAGGGGGCGGCGACGCCTGGCGAATAAGCAAGCGCAAGGTCGCGCTGATTTCCGAGCGGCTTGGTGGCTTGAATTTCCAGCTTACCCGGCTTCGGGTAGCGGTGGAAGAACAGGGCCGCTTCGTCAAAATCCGAACGCGTGGAAGTGGAGGGGGTCTTTTTATTCGTCATTATCGCATCGCTTTCCGGTTCATGCGCGCAGCTGGGGGAGGAAACCGCGCAGGGACGCTTATTTGCGTCTTTTGAGCCATTATCGTTCTTATCTCAAACTATCAAATCACTATAGGCCCGATTTCGAGAAGCAGTTATTCCGCAGTTGAATGGTATTTCGAGTGAAACAGCTTCTTTTATGGCAACAGACATGCCACCAAGCCAATGTCGCAATCAACCGGATTTTGGTTGACGCGCGGAAATGTCCACCTGTTCCGCGCTTTT
The Ochrobactrum sp. BTU1 DNA segment above includes these coding regions:
- a CDS encoding NADP-dependent malic enzyme, producing the protein MTNKKTPSTSTRSDFDEAALFFHRYPKPGKLEIQATKPLGNQRDLALAYSPGVAAPCLAIHEDPAAAAEYTARGNLVAVISNGTAVLGLGNIGALASKPVMEGKAVLFKKFADIDVFDIEVDAHEINRIVDVVSALEPTFGGINLEDIKAPECFEVEEQLRAKMNIPVFHDDQHGTAIIVAAAVLNGLELAGKEIGTAKIVTSGAGAAALACLNLLVNLGAKRENIFVCDIEGVVYEGRNTLMDRWKEVYAQKTDARVLADVIGGADVFLGLSAAGVLKPELLKQMAEKPLIMALANPNPEIMPEAAREARADAMICTGRSDYPNQVNNVLCFPYIFRGALDVGATAINEEMKLAAVRAIAALAREEPSDVAARAYSGDTPTFGPDHIIPSPFDQRLILRIAPAVAKAAMESGVATRPIEDWEAYTDRLNRFVFRSGLIMKPVFAAARAQSKPMRVIYADGEDERVLRAAQVVIEERIAAPILVGRPHVIETRLQRYGLKIRPGTDFDLINPEDDPRYRDYVDLYLSYTGRQGVTPEAARTIVRTNSTAIAALAVMRDEADAMICGLEGRFERHMRVVKQIIGKLPGISDYSALSLLISQRGALFLTDTYVSVEPEAEEIAEMAILAAKEISRFGIEPKAALVSHSNFGSKESASAEKMRRAAALLAEKAPELESDGEMHGDSALSQALRDRVFPNSRLKGEANLLVFPNLDAANITLNVVKTVTDALHVGPILLGTARPAHILTPSVTSRGVVNMTALAVVEALQRSGELKK